ATACGCCCCAGCACTCTTAACTGCAATCACATCGCCACTCTCACACACCGGTAAATTTAAATTTTTGCCGAAAAAATCGCCACTCTCACACACCGGACCCACCACGTCACAAGCTCCAGCACCAATGTCCTTACCAATCACATTTATATCGTGATACGCACCATATAGGCTAGGTCTGATTAAATCATTCATAGCACCATCAACAATTACAAAACGCCTATTTTTATTAAATTTTTCATACAAAACACTAGTTAGAAAATAGCCAGCATTTCCTACGATAAAACGACCTGGTTCACACACAATGGTAACATCTTGACCGGCAAGCTTAGCTAAAATACCCTGTGCGTAGTCATATAGGCTAACTTGATTCTCGTTTTGATAGATGATACCAAGGCCACCACCAACATCAAAAAATTTAATATCAATATCAATCGCCTTAAGCTCACGCATAAGCTCACTCACAACACCAGCTGCTTCAATGATGGGGGCGATGTCTGTTAGTTGTGAACCTATGTGAAAATGCACACCTATTGGCTCTAAATTTGGCGAATTTTTAGCGTGGATATACATCCTTTTAGCAGTGTTTATATCAACGCCAAATTTATTCTCATTTAATCCAGTTGAGATATATGGGTGAGTTTTTGCATCCACATTAGGATTAACTCTAATACTAATGCGTGCAGTTTTACTTAGACTTTTTGCGATATTTTCTAAGCGATACATCTCAGCTTCGCTCTCTAAATTTATCATTAAAATTTCGCTCTGCAAAGCCTCAGCTAGCTCATCATCACGCTTACCAACTCCACTTAAAATGACATTATATTTTTTCGCCCCAGCAAGCAATACGCGTCTGACTTCGCCGATACTAACGCAATCAAACCCCGCCCCAAGAGAGGCTAAAAGCTTTAATACACTTAAATTTGAGTTTGCTTTTACGGCATAGCAAACGAGAGATTTTCTCGCTGAAAATGCGTTTTTTAGCTCGTTATAGCGAGAAGAGATATAATCAAAATCATAAACATAAAGTGGTGTGCCATATTTTTGTGCTAGAGCTTTAAAATCCATAAAAATAGCCTTTGTTAAAATGGTTAGATTTTACACAAAAAATGCCAAAATTTGGCTTAACGATGAGATTTTAGCAAGTATAAAGCATAAAATATTAGTAAAAAAACAGGTAGCATTATACCAAGTTCAGGTAAAATGACTGAATTTTGAGAAAATCTAGTGAGTAAAAATAAAACTCCCCAAACAATAAGCGTAATCAAAACAAAAATAAAACTTGAAAACGCAAGGTTGAAAAATCGCCCAGTTACAGGCAGATGATAGTAGAGTATAAGCATTAAAAATGGTGCAAAAAATGGAGCAATCGCAAGGCTATAAAGTACCGACTTTGCACTCCTTAGCCCAACACCTTCATCTTTAAACGTAAAGATAAATCCAAGCGTATCAGGTATGCTAAAATTTGCATTTTGTGCGGCGTTTGCACTCTCTATACTCTTTGGTGCAAAGCCACTAAGTGCTTTATGATGCTCAAAATTCTGCACTAATAATCCTTCGCCACCAAGCACAAGTGTCTTAGGTAGCTTTGTCACATTTACATCATTCAACTGCCACGTATCATCTTTAAATTTAGCTGAGTTTGCCGTAATTACCGAGTGCAAAAGAGTGGCATTTGTATCAAATATCCGCACGTCAGTTGCACTCTTTTCAAAGGCATTTAGCTCTTTTATATAGATAAATTTACCATCAAATTTTAAAAATGCATCCTTTGTGCTTTTAGAAAAACTTGCACTTTTTGAGATATTTTTCTGATAATCATATGCATATGCAAATGGTGTGCAGTTAAGTCCAATATATATAAGCGTAATCATAAGTGCAATGATAAATGGCGGTTTTATTAGGGCATTTTTACTAATTCCAAGTGCATAAAAGCTAACAAGTTCATTTGAGCGAACCATATTTATATGCGTTAAAATTAGAGCAAAAACCAGCGAAATCGGCATAACATAGCTTACCGCCGTAAGTGCAGTCAAACCCAAATAAAGCAACTGAATGTTTGCTGAGCTTGGCAGATCTTTTAAATTTGTAAGCAGATCAATACCAACATAAAAAAGCTCCAAAGCTCCAAATATGACCCAAAATGCCTTAAAATAGCTCCAGCCAATGTAACGTGCGTATAGGCTTAGGCTCACACAACGCCCTTTTTTATAGTAAATTTTTGTGAAACACTCTCTATGTCACTATGCATAAGTTCTTGTATTGCTTGCTTTGCATAGGCTAAAATTTGCTTCAAATGTCCTTTTTCATCATCGCTAAACTCACCAAGAACAAAATTTACCGCATTACCCTTGCGACCGATACCGATACGCACACGCTCATAATCATTACCTATTAAACTATCAATGGACTTTATGCCGTTATGTCCGCCACTACTGCCACCTTTTTTAAATTTAATCGCACCAAACGGCAGATCTAAATCATCGTGGATAACGATAATGCGATCTGGCTTATAAAAGTCACTTACGGCTTTGACGCTATTTCCTGATAGGTTCATAAAAGTAGTCGGTTTTAGTAGTAATAAATTTGAATATTTAAAGAGTTCTCCCTGAAATTTAGTTGAACTAATGTCAGAGAAATTTGAACTTTTTAGTTCATCTACAAGCATAAAGCCTACGTTGTGGCGGGTGTTTTTATATTTTGGGGTGGGATTACCCAACCCCACAATAAGTATCACAAAAGCTCCGTGGTTACTTAGCTTTAATTACTCCGCATACAGCAACGCGGTCAGCATCAACAATAGTAACACCAGCAGGTGCAGTTATATCACGCACTAAGATAGTATCGTCTATGTCAAGCTTGCTTACATCTATATCAAAAGAATTTGGTAAGTTTTCAGCTGTACATTTTACTGTTAAACGTCTCTTTGACTGAATCAAAACACCTTTATTTTTAAGTCCTATTGGAGTACCAACTGGCTTAACTGGAATCATATATTTTGATAAAACGCCAGGTAATGCGACTTTAAGATCAACGTGTTTAAGTTCGTTTGTTACAACATCTTTTTGATAATCAACGATAACAACGTTATATACTTTGTCGCCAACCTTTACATCAAACGCAAGGGTCTCCTTTTTACGAGCCTCTTTAATAAAGTCATTGACTTTAAAAGCTGCTGCAACATTCTCTAATCCCTTACCATAAATGTTCGCGATTAGATAACCATCTCTTCTTAAAGCTTTAGAAGCTTTTTTACCGATACTCTCTCTAATAATACCTTCTAACATTGTTGTCCTTTCGTAAAAATAAAGGCTGATTTTACCAAAAAATATTAAATTTAAGATTAAATTATTTATCTAGTGGTTTTCCAAGTGTTTTGATTATATCTTCAAATGCCACAACAAATGCCTTTAAACCATCATTTAAAAGCTCACGATAAACATCATTCATATCTATACCATACCCTTTAACAACATCAAAAAAGCTATCTATATTTTGATCACTTGGTGGAGTTTTAACATCGGCTTTTTCTTTTATAAATTCACGTATGGTCTCTATCGGAGCTGTATTTATGGCATTTTTATACATCAACTCTCTAACGTAATAATCAGCTCTTAGTTCGCCACCCTTAACACCAGTACTAGCAAATAAAGCACGAATGTTTTCTAAGCCTCTATTTTCAATGAGATTATAAATTTTTGCTGCGTTCATTATGCCAACCTGCCCTGTTGGTAGCCCCTTTTCATACATTTTAGTATCCAAAAGTCTATCAAAACGGCTAACAAATATGCTTATAACGCCCTTTGGCACATTAGTATTTGGAAAGCGTTTTTGATAAGATTTCGTCCCACTCTCAAAAGCGTCAAGACAACTCTGTGCTTGATCTGGAGAAAATATCAGCGTAGCATTGACACTAATACCACGAGCCATCAAGGCACTCATCGCCTCAAAACCCTCTTTTGTGGCTGGAATTTTTATCATAACATTTGGCATAGCGATGGTAGCGTGCAGCCTAACGCCCTCATCTATAGTAGCTACAGCATTATCGCTTAAATTTGGATCAACTTCAAGACTGACAAATCCATCATTGCCGCTTGCATACTCTGAAAACAGTTTTGTTGCAGCCATTTTTATGTCTTGAGTAGCTAGAATTTCATACAGATCTTTTGGATAACGTTTGCTAGATGTGGCTATCACATCTTTGTAAGCATTTGAGTTTACAAAAGCACTCTTAAATATAGCTGGGTTACTTGTAGCTCCGTTTATAATACCATTTGCAAGAAGTTTGGCAAACTCACTATCTAAAAAATCACGCTCAATAAAATCACACCAAAGTGAAAATTTAGCCTCATTATTATACATATTTTCCTACTTATTTTATTAAATTTAATAGATCACGCATATCTTTACTATCTATACAATGATCTGCCTTTTGCTTTAAAATTTCTTTCGCACAAAAAGCTATTTTAAGACCTGAATACTCAAACATAGACAAGTCATTCGCACCATCCCCTACGCACATTATCTCATTTTTATTTAAATTTAAAAGTCGTGATAAACGTTGCATCATCTCGCCTTTTGAAGCCTCAAACATCATCTCACCACCCACAAGTCCGCTTAAAACGCCATTTTTATGATGTAGTATATTTGCAAAGCTCTCATCATAGCCGAGTCGTTCTTTCATAACATCAGTTGCTAGATGAAAACCGCCACTAAATATAACAACTCTAATACCATGAGATTTTAAATTTGTTATTAGCTCTTTTGCTCCATTCATAGGTGGTAGATTTGCACAAATTTCAGTAGCTTTTGATAGTGACATACCTTTAAGTAAGGCGACACGGCGACTTAGGCTCTCAAAAAAATCAAGCTCACCTGCCATCGCCTTTTTAGTAATTGCACTAACTTCATCGCCCACACCATAAGCGGTGGCCAACATATCTATCGTCTCACCATCCATTATAGTAGAGTCAAAGTCAAATACGCAAAGTTTAATCAAATTTAATTTAGAAATCACGCTTTAATAGGCTCTCAACTTTTAAAATCGTGAGGATATTGTTATCACGCTTACCGATGCCATATATCATACCCTTATCTTTTACCAAAGTTTCTGGTGGCGGATCTATCCTATTTCTATTTATTCTAATCGCCTCTGTTAGCCTATCTATCACAAATCCTGCGATATTATTATTGCTATCTTTCATCACGATATAACGTGTGCTTGGAGTTTGCTTTGTTACATTTAATGAAAATCTCTTACGCAAATCTATAAGAGGTATAACACTACCGCGGAGATTAAACACACCTAGAACATACTCAGGCACAGTTGGAACACGAGTGTATTCAATAGGTTTAATGATCTCTTGGATATTTAAAATAGGTATCGCATACTCCTCTTCACCAACAACAAATCCTACAAGTTGGACTATATCATCATTTTTAACTTCTGGTCCAGTAATCTGTTCACGTTGTTTATCTAAGATCTGATTTAATTTATCATTCATATCCAACTCCTAGCTTAATTTTATATTTTTTCTAACAACATTTTCAAGATATTCTGATGAATACGGTTTAGTTATATACTCTGTCATTCCTACTTCAACACCACGTAGCCTATCAGACTTTGATGTTCTTGAAGTTACTGCTATTAGCGGAAGCGTTCGGTATTTTGAATACTTACGAATTTCACCAGCCAAAGTGTAGCCGTCCATTCTAGGCATCTCTATATCAATAAGTATCGCATCAAACATATGCTCTCCTGATTTTATGATATTGAGTGCCTCAACACCATTTGTAGCTTCAACAACTGTTACACCAGTTGGCTCAAGAGATTTTTGCATTATACTTCTATCCATCTTTGAGTCATCTACGATAAGCACTTTGTAATCACTTGGTTTTTCTTTTACGTTTTTAGACTCATCCATCTCAGCTCTAATGTTTACTTTTATCTCCTTAGCCATCTCCATCATAGCACCAACATCAATTATAAGAGTAACACGTCCGTCTCCTCGTATCGTAGCACCAGCAATACCTGGTATGTTTTGTAGATAATCGCCCATAGATTTTATTACGATCTCTTCTTGACCAACCAACGTATCAACTATAATGCCCAATTTTGCCTCCGCAACACCGATAATAACGACATATGTTTGGTCTCCTCCTTCAAAGACGCGATTAACTCCAAATACATCAGAAAGACGCACAAGAGATAAAACCTCATCACGCAAACGAAGAACATTTTTGCCATCGATTGTATATATGTCATCTATCGGCACACGTACTGTCTCAAGGACGCTAGCAAGTGGGATAGCATAAAACTCTTCTTGAGTTCCAACAAGTAACGACTGAATAATAGCAAGAGTGAGTGGAATTTTAAGCTTCATAACCGTTCCTTTACCCACTTCACTATCAATATCAATGATACCATTTAGCTTTTCAATATTTGTCTTAACAACGTCCATACCTACACCGCGACCACTTACATTTGTAACCTTTGTCGCAGTTGAAAAGCCCGGCTTAAATATAAGTCCAAATGCCTCTTTATCACTCATCGTATCAGCTTCACGCTCAGTTATGATACCTTTTTCAATGGATTTTGACTTAAGCATAACAGGATCAAGTCCTTTGCCATCATCAACTATCTCGATAACGATATGATTTCCTTCATTATATGCTTTAAGTTCTACGGTGCCTTTTTCTGGCTTACCAGCTATACGACGAACTTCTGGATCTTCTATACCATGATCGCAAGAGTTTCTTATGATATGCACGAGAGGATCACCTATCTCTTCAACGATAGACTTATCTAACTCTGTCTCTTCGCCTGAAATTTCAAGATCTATTTGTTTGCCAAGCTCACGGCTAAGATCACGTATCATACGTGGAAATTTATTAAATACCTTAGCAACTGGCAACATTCTAGTTTTCATAACTGCAAGTTGTATATCAGTTGTTACAAGACTTAAAGCTGAAACGACTTGATTTAGCTCCTCTAAAAACTTCTCACCCTCATAACGCTCCTCAACATCATCATAAATTTTAAGGAGTCTATTTTTGCCAAGAACAAGCTCACCAATAAGATTCATCAGATGATCAAGTCTTTTTACCTCAACACGTATAGTTTGCTCTTGTGCAACCGCACTACCACTATTGGCTGGGACCTTTTTATCACTATCTTTATCTTTTGGTGTTACTGGTTTTGGCGTAGGTGCTTGAGCGGACACAGGTGCGACTGATTTTGACTGATCGCCTTTAGCGGCTCTACGTGCTTTATCTTCAGCTTTTCTTACTTTTAAAAGTCTCTCTATCTCAGCCTCAACTTCGGCATCACTTAAATTTGCAAGCTCAGCATCACTGATCTCTTTTTCAGGCTCTGCTGCTGGCTCTTCTACAACTAGTTTAGGTTTATCTTCTGTCTTAGGCTCACTTGATACGGATTCATCACCCTCCGAGATCGCAGTCAGACGCTCACAAATATTTTTAATATCTATGCCAACATCAGTATCGTTACCGTGATCACGTATGCCGTGCAATAGACCTTTCATCATATCAACTGATTCAAGCACCACATCCATAATATCAGGAGTTATTTTAAGCTCACCCTTTCTAGCTTTATTTAGCACGTCTTCCATATGGTGAGTTAGCTTTGTAAGGACGTCAAAATTTAAAAAGCTAGAGCTTCCTTTAACCGTATGTGCTACACGAAAAATTCTATTTAAAAGCTCAAGATCTTCAGGATTTGCCTCAAGCTCAACCAAATCATGATCTATCTGCTCAATAAGTTCAAAGGCTTCCACTAAAAAGTCTTGTGTTATTTCTGTCATATCATCCATTTTTTACCCCTATTTTGCAGATTTAGAATGTGCTTCTATAACTTTAAGCACCTCTTGATAAAATACATTTGCATCAAATTTAGTCAGATACGCATCTCCACCGGCTTCTTTGCTCTTATTAGCGGTAAATTCGTTACTTAAAGATGAATTAAACACGATAGGTATATCTTTAAATCTCTCATCATCTTTAACATGTGCTGCAAAACGATAACCATCCATCTGTGGCATCTCTATATCACTAAGTATGACACGCACCTCTTTAGTTATATCATCGCCAAGCCTCTCATAAAGCTCATTCATTCTCTCTAAACCCTCTACGCCATTTTTAGCCTCAACTACATTTAGTCCCATCTTTTCAAGGGCATCTTTTACAAGTTTACGAGCAGTAGAGCTATCATCAAGCACAACAGCCATACCTTTTACTTTTTTGCTTTCATCTATTTTCACATCTAGCTTAGGTGAGTAAATACCAAGCTCTTCAACGATACTTTCAAGATCAAGGATAAGCAAAACTTCATCATTTTCTATACGTGTTACACCTGTTATCTTACCCTTATCCAATGCACCACCGGTACCGCTAGCAAAATTTGCTGGCTCTATATCTTTCCAGTTTATACGACGGATTCGCTTTGCCTCATGGACGATAAAACCGATAAGAATTCCGCTAAACTCAGCAATAATCACACGTGGTTTTATTATTACGCCATCTGTTGGCTCAACTATATTCATCCATCTGGCCAAATTTATAACCGGTATCACAACACCACGCAGATCAAATATACCATCTATATAAGCTGGAACTCCTGGTAACTCAGTGAGATTTGGCATCTTTATGATCTCACGCACTTTTGCGACATTTACACCATATATACCCTCATATATTTTGTTGTCACTTTTTTTAAAGATACGAAAATCAACAAGCTCCATCTCGTTTGAGCCCGTTTTTAATACGTCGTCTCCAAACATCAATGTCCTTTCAGACTCTTTCGAGCAAATTTTAGTTTTTCATCTTGGTATTTTACTATAAAATAACTTTGGTCGTATGCAAAAAGTGGCAAATTTATATAAATTTTATCTTTTATATCGAAAATCTCACCTTGATGATAATGTCCCTCGATTATAAATTTAGCATTATAATGTTGCATTTTAGTGCTTATATAGTCTTTAAAATTTGGTATTTTATAATCAAGCTTTTTATTTATCTGGGAACTTAAAATAGCATTTGAAATTTTATATCCGCATAAAATATCAAGAAAATTCATAAATTTTAAAAACCATTTTAGCCTTAAAAACAGCAGTGTATATCTGCTAACGAATGGTAAAAAGTTATCTCCGTGAGCTATCTGCACACTATTTCCACATGGTGTTTCACACCGCAGTGGTTGTAGCTCTATCGGAAAAATTTTAACATTTTTAAATAAATTTATAAGATTAAAGTCGTGATTGCCCTCAATATAAATGACCTCTATTTTAAGGGCAATTTTATTTATCAGTGCAATATGCTCGGCATAAATTTGTACAGTATTTGTAGCATAAAAACTCAAAAAGTCAAACATATCTCCCATTAAAAATAGCTGCGTTGCAGCTATCTCACCACTATCAATCGCTTTTAAAAATTTCAAAAAGCCATCGCGATTAGAATTTTCGTGTGCGTCCGAGATAAAGATCGCACCATCTTTTATCTGTATCTTATCGTTTAAATGCATCAATCTTCAAATTTAATAGGTTTATAACATATTGACACGATCTCTACATCACTTCTTCCATTTGGCAAATTTAGCACAACTTCGTCTCCTTCGGCTTTACCGATGAGTTGACGTGCTAGTGGGGATTTGATTGAGATTAATCCACGATCAAGATTGCTCTCAGGTGTTCCAACTATTGTATAAGTATGCTCGATCTCAGTTTCTATATCCATTATCGTTACATTTGAGCCAAATCTAACACGATCATGCTCATATGTGCTAGGGTCGATGACTTCAGCATTTGCAAGTATCGCACTAAGCTCAGCAATTCGTGCGTCTATAAAGGACTGCTTCTCTTTTGCAGCGTGATACTCGGCATTTTCTTTTAAATCACCGTGGCTACGAGCTATATCTATCTCGATGACGATCTGCGGACGTTGATTTAACTTTAGATCCTTTAGCTCAGATTCTATCTTTTCATATCCATATATTGTCATTGGCTCATTCATATTTTACTCCTATTTTATATTTAACATATTTGCGACTGCTTCGCTACTACCGTGCCTTAGATACTCCCTTAGCTCATTGCAGCCTGATATAAATTTCTGCTTATCGCAACGCTCATAAGCGTTTAATAAATTTTTCACGCTCACTTGCTCTTGGATAAACTCATCGTGCAAAGCTGCTTTCCCCATAAAGTCAAACATAATGTTTGCAAGTCCAGCGTAACGAACTTTGACAAATTTACGTGCGATAAAAACATCTATCGCTTTTGCTTTAAAAGAAAGCACAAACGGCGTTCCAATCAGTGCTGCCTCCAAGGTCGCTGTGCCAGAGCAGATAAAGGCAAAGTCGCTTTGTAGCAGAGCTTTTGGTGTATCATTTACTATCTCAAAGCCACTAACATCTCCGTAAAACTCATCAAGCTTATCCATCAAAAATGGTGGCACACAAAGTAGTTTTTGCTCTTTTAAATTTAACGCAACTTCCCTATAAATAGGCATAAGTCGTGTTATCTCCGATCGCCTTGAGCCTGGTAAAAACGCAACTTTATTATTATGCGTAACGCTTGTTTTTTGCTCTCTTATCTCATCAAGCAAAGGATGCCCTACATAGGTAGCACGGTTATAAAATTTAGCATCAAATGGTAATATGGATGCTAAATTATCACAATATCTCTCAACCGCGGTCACACGATGTGCCTTCCATGCCCAAACTTGAGGCAAGATATAGTATGTGATCGGCGTTTTTATCCCAGCCTCTTTTATCGCTTTTGCTAATGGTATATTAAAAGCAGGACTATCTATAAGTAGCACAACATCAGCATTTCTTGCGAGTTCTACCATTTGCTTTAACGCTTTTTTGGCCTTAAAATAAAGTGGTAAAACCTCCACAAATCCCATAGCCGAGAATTCACTACTCCTTAAAAATGGAGTACCAAACCTCTCATCAAAAATGCCAAGTAATTCGCACTCTTTAGCGTGTTTTAGCACTTGCTGAAGATGCAAATTTGCAGATGGTTCAAGTGCAGATATTAGTAACTTTTTATTCAAATTTAAACCTAGATTTTATTTATTTTGGTAGTAATTATCGCTAAATATCTCTAAATTTAAGCTTTTTGAATTTAGAAATTACATTTTAAGATTTTTAAGCTAAATTTTAGGGGGGGGGGGGGTAAAATAGTTCACACATTTTATTACAAAGGAGTTTATATGAAAATTTTAGTTAGAGCCGCTCTTATTGGCTCATTAGTTTGCTCTGTTGCTTTAGCAGATGGTGCGTTTGTAGGCTTTGGTGGCGATTATTCGTTTAAATCAACTTTAAAAGACGACGAAAATAACAAACTTAGTGATGGTCAATTTGGCTTAAATTTAAAAGCTGGTTATGACTTTGATATATTTAGAATTTATGGCGAATACGGCTATGACTTAAAGACTTCAAAAGAAAGCGAAGATTCAAAATTTAGCTGGAAAAAGCATAACTTCTTAGTTGGAGCTGACTATACACCTGCTATAAATGATAGCTTTAAAATTGCATTTGGTGCATATACAGGGTTAAGTTCAAACAGACTAACCGAGGAATTTAACGGTGATAAAAACCAAGCAATGCTAAATGGCTGGGTATTAGGTGCGAAAGTGGGCGGAATTTATAGCTTTGATACTCATAACGAGATAGAGTTTGGTTATAAATTTGACCGCACAGACTACAAAAAGTCAGAAGAATACGGAGATACAAAAGAGACAAACCACGGAATTTATATCGGCTATAACTATAAGTTCTAATAAATTTAAACTGCACGGCTTGAGAAATTCTCAAGCCGTTTTTATCCTAGCAATTCCAAATAACATCACTCCGCCAAGTAAACAAATAACGCAAAATATCATAAAAAAATCATATAAGCTAACTATCTGATAACCAAAAATTTGCGGATAGTTTAGCGGTAAGTTGTATGTGTTTAAAAGTACGATCTGTTCGGCATTTGGCGTGATAGCTCCATTTAAAATATCATTTAAATTTATACCAAGTTCATTTGCTTTTATAAATTTATCTGCAGTTGGTGGCATAAGAGCTGCTAAAGTGCCAGAAAGAGCATATCCTGCAGCATTTGCAAGATAAAATATGCCAAATATAAGTCCTAAAAATCGCCTTGGCGAGAGTTTACCCACGAGCGAAAAACCAATGGGAGAGACTAACATCTCAGCACAAGTTTGCATAAAATAAAGTAGTATAAGCCACTTTATGCTAAGTAAATTAGTCCCAAGTCCACTCACTCCATAAGCGATAATAGCGTAGCTAAGTCCCATCAACACAAGTCCAAACGCTTGTTTGTCTAAATTTGAAACACTCTTTTTTTGTCTATCTAAATAACTCCAAAACGCAGCAAATGGCAAAGATAAAATCAACACAAAAAGCGGGTTAAACATCTGCACCATCGCAGCAGGAACATTAAATCCGAGCAAATTTCTATCTGTTTGATTATTTGCTATAAACGTGAGAGATGACCCAGCTTGTTCAAAAGTCGCCCAAAAAAAGATGATAAAAAACGCACTTATAAATATAGTAACCACATCACCTCTCTCGGCACGGCTTAAGTTCTTATCAAGCAATACATACGTCGCTAAACTAATGCCAATAGCGTATATGAGTGGATAGAGATATGTTTTTATCAAATTTCCACTCGCAAAGTAGACAAGAGTGATAAAAACCACTGCAAAAATACCCACGCAAATGACTAAATTTCGACTATCTATCGTTAAACTCATACTTTTTTCACGCACAACTTTTAAATGACGCTCACTAAATTTTAAATATATAATAAGTCCTATCAGCATAGCAAAAAATGCCGCTAAAAAGCCCCACTTAAAGGCACTGATATCGCGGACACCATCTACCACGACATCGGCGAAGAAAGGCACTATAAAGACACCAAGCAATACGCCCAAATTTAGAAAAAAATAGTATGTTGAAAACACCGCATCAAATTTAGAAGACTCATCGATACTAGAGCTTAAAAGTGCCATAATACTTGGCTTAAAAAAACCATTACCGCATATCATAAACACCGCTGCTATAAGACTAAGAGTACGTTCAAATCCCTCTCCACACGCAGCTACAAAAAATACAAGCTGAGCCATACTAAGTAAAATTGCACCGATGATAATACTCGCATTGTAGCTTAAAATGCGATCAGCTAAAGCACCTCCCACGATAGGCGTAAGATAGCTAAGAGCCAAAAATGCACCATAATATATCGCCGCGTCCGTCTCACTAAGTCCTAAAAAATGCACCATAAATAGCGAAAATATCGCCCTTAGTCCATAAAAGTTAAACTTCTCCCACATCTCCGTGCTAAACAGCACCCATACCTTTTTCA
This window of the Campylobacter anatolicus genome carries:
- the lysA gene encoding diaminopimelate decarboxylase translates to MDFKALAQKYGTPLYVYDFDYISSRYNELKNAFSARKSLVCYAVKANSNLSVLKLLASLGAGFDCVSIGEVRRVLLAGAKKYNVILSGVGKRDDELAEALQSEILMINLESEAEMYRLENIAKSLSKTARISIRVNPNVDAKTHPYISTGLNENKFGVDINTAKRMYIHAKNSPNLEPIGVHFHIGSQLTDIAPIIEAAGVVSELMRELKAIDIDIKFFDVGGGLGIIYQNENQVSLYDYAQGILAKLAGQDVTIVCEPGRFIVGNAGYFLTSVLYEKFNKNRRFVIVDGAMNDLIRPSLYGAYHDINVIGKDIGAGACDVVGPVCESGDFFGKNLNLPVCESGDVIAVKSAGAYGFSMSSNYNTRSRAAEVAIQSDENGVKSDRLIRRRESFDDVIALEREFI
- a CDS encoding LptF/LptG family permease → MSLSLYARYIGWSYFKAFWVIFGALELFYVGIDLLTNLKDLPSSANIQLLYLGLTALTAVSYVMPISLVFALILTHINMVRSNELVSFYALGISKNALIKPPFIIALMITLIYIGLNCTPFAYAYDYQKNISKSASFSKSTKDAFLKFDGKFIYIKELNAFEKSATDVRIFDTNATLLHSVITANSAKFKDDTWQLNDVNVTKLPKTLVLGGEGLLVQNFEHHKALSGFAPKSIESANAAQNANFSIPDTLGFIFTFKDEGVGLRSAKSVLYSLAIAPFFAPFLMLILYYHLPVTGRFFNLAFSSFIFVLITLIVWGVLFLLTRFSQNSVILPELGIMLPVFLLIFYALYLLKSHR
- the pth gene encoding aminoacyl-tRNA hydrolase, which produces MILIVGLGNPTPKYKNTRHNVGFMLVDELKSSNFSDISSTKFQGELFKYSNLLLLKPTTFMNLSGNSVKAVSDFYKPDRIIVIHDDLDLPFGAIKFKKGGSSGGHNGIKSIDSLIGNDYERVRIGIGRKGNAVNFVLGEFSDDEKGHLKQILAYAKQAIQELMHSDIESVSQKFTIKKGVV
- a CDS encoding 50S ribosomal protein L25/general stress protein Ctc; translation: MLEGIIRESIGKKASKALRRDGYLIANIYGKGLENVAAAFKVNDFIKEARKKETLAFDVKVGDKVYNVVIVDYQKDVVTNELKHVDLKVALPGVLSKYMIPVKPVGTPIGLKNKGVLIQSKRRLTVKCTAENLPNSFDIDVSKLDIDDTILVRDITAPAGVTIVDADRVAVCGVIKAK
- a CDS encoding transaldolase is translated as MYNNEAKFSLWCDFIERDFLDSEFAKLLANGIINGATSNPAIFKSAFVNSNAYKDVIATSSKRYPKDLYEILATQDIKMAATKLFSEYASGNDGFVSLEVDPNLSDNAVATIDEGVRLHATIAMPNVMIKIPATKEGFEAMSALMARGISVNATLIFSPDQAQSCLDAFESGTKSYQKRFPNTNVPKGVISIFVSRFDRLLDTKMYEKGLPTGQVGIMNAAKIYNLIENRGLENIRALFASTGVKGGELRADYYVRELMYKNAINTAPIETIREFIKEKADVKTPPSDQNIDSFFDVVKGYGIDMNDVYRELLNDGLKAFVVAFEDIIKTLGKPLDK
- the serB gene encoding phosphoserine phosphatase SerB → MIKLCVFDFDSTIMDGETIDMLATAYGVGDEVSAITKKAMAGELDFFESLSRRVALLKGMSLSKATEICANLPPMNGAKELITNLKSHGIRVVIFSGGFHLATDVMKERLGYDESFANILHHKNGVLSGLVGGEMMFEASKGEMMQRLSRLLNLNKNEIMCVGDGANDLSMFEYSGLKIAFCAKEILKQKADHCIDSKDMRDLLNLIK
- a CDS encoding chemotaxis protein CheW — protein: MNDKLNQILDKQREQITGPEVKNDDIVQLVGFVVGEEEYAIPILNIQEIIKPIEYTRVPTVPEYVLGVFNLRGSVIPLIDLRKRFSLNVTKQTPSTRYIVMKDSNNNIAGFVIDRLTEAIRINRNRIDPPPETLVKDKGMIYGIGKRDNNILTILKVESLLKRDF